In Limisalsivibrio acetivorans, one genomic interval encodes:
- a CDS encoding nitroreductase family protein, which yields MENLKEIIRKNRSYRKFDHSKKLDIGFLQDILYSARMSQSAANLQPLRYITVADEDIASRVFPTLAWAGYLKDWDGPSEKEQPVAYIVVLAEKESKFSQVDAGLAMQNITLSAMACGVGSCMIGNIKREQLNKVLQVPENLQILYVIALGYPVEDVRVVSMRETPDHKYYRDEDEVHYVPKRCIDDIIVGEF from the coding sequence ATGGAAAATCTTAAGGAAATTATCCGCAAAAACCGTTCGTACAGAAAGTTCGACCATTCAAAAAAGCTTGATATTGGTTTTCTGCAGGATATCCTCTATTCCGCAAGGATGAGCCAGAGTGCGGCAAACCTCCAACCACTTCGATATATTACCGTTGCAGATGAGGATATTGCATCCAGAGTATTCCCCACACTCGCATGGGCGGGCTACCTCAAAGACTGGGATGGACCCTCGGAAAAAGAACAGCCCGTTGCATATATTGTTGTTCTGGCAGAGAAAGAGAGTAAATTTTCCCAGGTGGATGCCGGGCTTGCGATGCAGAACATAACACTTAGCGCTATGGCCTGCGGTGTTGGCTCATGTATGATAGGCAACATTAAAAGGGAACAACTCAATAAGGTTCTGCAAGTACCTGAGAATCTACAGATTCTCTATGTCATCGCCCTTGGCTATCCCGTTGAGGATGTGCGGGTTGTCAGTATGCGTGAAACGCCGGACCACAAGTACTACAGAGATGAGGACGAGGTTCACTACGTTCCTAAACGTTGCATTGACGACATCATAGTCGGCGAGTTTTAG
- a CDS encoding rhodanese-like domain-containing protein, which yields MRKYLFIILLITALPLSAAVKHGGEKGVVDTDYFRSIIGNTPDGVHLVDVRSESEFDTWHVPGAMQINVYVLYDGSCEEFLSKLPADGEVIFYCTSGGQAADAYYGLLDTCGLSEEKMKRFYFLDALLDCSGEKCTVKDIEY from the coding sequence ATGCGTAAATATCTGTTTATTATACTCTTAATCACTGCTCTCCCACTTAGTGCCGCTGTTAAGCATGGGGGTGAGAAAGGGGTTGTTGACACGGACTACTTCCGCAGTATTATCGGAAATACTCCAGATGGTGTTCATCTTGTCGATGTACGCTCCGAATCTGAGTTCGATACATGGCATGTTCCCGGTGCTATGCAGATCAATGTTTATGTCCTTTACGACGGTAGCTGTGAGGAGTTTCTTTCTAAGCTCCCTGCCGATGGAGAGGTTATATTTTATTGCACATCGGGCGGGCAGGCGGCGGATGCCTATTACGGGCTCCTTGATACCTGCGGACTATCCGAAGAGAAGATGAAGAGGTTCTATTTCCTGGATGCACTGCTGGATTGCAGCGGCGAGAAGTGTACGGTTAAAGATATCGAATACTAA
- the mobB gene encoding molybdopterin-guanine dinucleotide biosynthesis protein B codes for MIPVVTFAGYSGSGKTTLLEQVVRILTDRGLKVSVIKHDAHGFDIDKEGKDSHRHKQAGAAAVIIAGPGKHAMVCDGEPTLDTLVHMAPIDSDIIITEGYKTSDKPKIEVYRPGNGKDPVCIGQETLMAVATDKPDAPEIQGAPRYLDVNNPEEVADFLQSECKLNDEKEPPAIRMLINGKDIDLNRFVSFSLAKTVQGYAAALKGGEDALDVKLEFRFDEKNS; via the coding sequence ATGATACCGGTTGTTACATTTGCAGGATACAGCGGAAGCGGGAAAACCACGCTATTGGAACAGGTTGTAAGGATACTTACGGACAGAGGGCTCAAGGTGAGCGTAATAAAGCATGATGCCCACGGCTTCGATATCGATAAAGAGGGGAAGGACAGCCATCGCCATAAGCAGGCTGGTGCGGCGGCGGTTATCATCGCCGGGCCCGGCAAGCATGCCATGGTCTGCGATGGTGAACCCACACTCGACACACTTGTCCATATGGCCCCCATAGACAGCGATATAATAATTACCGAAGGATACAAAACATCGGACAAGCCCAAGATAGAGGTTTACCGTCCCGGTAACGGTAAGGATCCCGTATGCATAGGTCAGGAGACGCTTATGGCCGTTGCCACCGATAAACCGGATGCTCCTGAGATTCAGGGTGCGCCCAGATATCTCGATGTAAACAATCCCGAAGAGGTGGCGGACTTCCTTCAGAGTGAATGCAAACTGAACGATGAAAAAGAGCCCCCCGCCATAAGGATGCTTATAAACGGAAAGGACATCGACCTTAACCGGTTCGTATCCTTTTCACTGGCAAAGACCGTTCAGGGATATGCAGCAGCACTCAAGGGTGGAGAGGATGCCCTTGATGTCAAACTGGAATTTAGATTCGACGAAAAGAACTCCTGA
- a CDS encoding DUF3108 domain-containing protein, which produces MRKRLLLLILLGIMLNPLNAKASDLEVCYEISLFFKLGESCIQYRQLEDGKLEASSTTYTVPPISKIVPFREVGKALIEVYPVRTVKMDLLSENDKYSYSHSYKFLDKGIDYVIQKRHTETGKLKSIKKNFFGKKGFLDPYGATLSLIFNRSEEQQIVKLFLDSKPIILPYRLDGEGTVFLGKETFDCEKVRFKPDYETDKKLQPKGTWHFWIDKSTHILMRMDIGFTIGSARMEVISIKGDRNILKRIYERYYRGMI; this is translated from the coding sequence ATGAGAAAAAGGCTCCTTCTGTTAATTCTACTCGGTATAATGCTCAACCCACTCAATGCAAAAGCTTCGGACCTGGAGGTATGCTACGAGATAAGCCTGTTCTTCAAACTCGGCGAATCGTGTATTCAGTATCGTCAACTAGAGGACGGCAAGCTTGAGGCATCGAGCACAACATACACAGTTCCGCCAATCTCAAAGATCGTTCCATTCCGTGAGGTGGGCAAGGCTCTCATTGAGGTATATCCGGTTCGTACCGTAAAGATGGATCTGCTAAGCGAGAATGATAAGTACAGCTATTCCCACAGCTACAAATTCCTTGATAAGGGAATAGACTACGTGATACAGAAAAGACACACCGAAACAGGGAAGCTGAAAAGCATTAAGAAGAACTTCTTCGGAAAGAAAGGCTTTCTCGACCCTTACGGAGCAACGCTCTCCCTCATATTCAACCGTTCCGAGGAGCAGCAGATAGTGAAGCTGTTTCTGGACAGCAAGCCTATAATCCTCCCCTACAGGCTTGATGGAGAGGGAACCGTCTTTCTGGGAAAGGAAACCTTCGACTGCGAAAAGGTTCGCTTCAAACCCGACTACGAAACGGACAAAAAGCTCCAGCCAAAGGGGACATGGCACTTCTGGATCGATAAGAGTACCCATATCCTCATGCGTATGGATATTGGATTCACAATAGGAAGCGCCCGTATGGAGGTTATCTCCATCAAGGGTGACAGAAATATCCTGAAAAGGATATATGAAAGATACTACAGAGGGATGATATGA